Proteins encoded in a region of the Flavobacteriales bacterium genome:
- a CDS encoding GNAT family N-acetyltransferase, with protein sequence MKVVEVKSSTEKTIFLNLVHKIYENDPNWVCPLDKDITIVFNLEGNTYFKHGKAIRWILLDDSNNPIGRIAAFIDFNTSLENDQPTGGIGFFECVDNQEAAKLLFDEAKNWLVSQDIEAMDGPINFGESDKYWGLLVDGFTQPAYKIAYNPPYYRELFEEYGFQVYYKQEGFHLDLSNPIPERFYKIAERVVSNPEYSFEHFDYNQINKYVSDFTHVYNLTWKDFRKDFEPVQEAYILKFMKDAKIIIEEKFIWFAYKNGVPIAIYFMYPDANQILKEFDGKLGFWNKLKLLYHVNMKKITRARGMVMGVVPEFHGKGIESAFYIHVNNVFKEMPHYNQVEFSWVGDFNPLMRKLWKAMGADPAKSYITYRYLFDRDKDFVRYPIPSDKKE encoded by the coding sequence ATGAAAGTTGTTGAAGTAAAGAGTTCTACAGAGAAAACCATTTTTTTAAATCTGGTTCACAAAATATATGAGAATGATCCTAATTGGGTTTGTCCATTAGATAAGGATATTACTATAGTCTTTAATCTGGAGGGAAACACCTATTTCAAGCATGGCAAGGCAATACGGTGGATATTATTGGATGACTCAAATAATCCAATAGGGAGAATAGCTGCTTTCATAGATTTTAATACATCGTTAGAGAATGACCAGCCAACAGGAGGGATTGGCTTCTTTGAATGTGTGGATAATCAAGAGGCAGCAAAATTACTTTTTGATGAGGCTAAGAATTGGCTTGTTTCGCAAGATATTGAGGCAATGGATGGTCCGATAAACTTTGGCGAGTCGGATAAATATTGGGGGCTTCTTGTAGACGGGTTTACACAGCCGGCATATAAGATAGCCTATAATCCACCTTATTATCGGGAATTATTTGAAGAATATGGGTTTCAAGTTTATTATAAGCAAGAAGGGTTTCATTTGGATTTGAGCAACCCAATTCCCGAACGGTTTTATAAAATAGCAGAGCGAGTGGTAAGTAATCCGGAGTATTCTTTCGAGCATTTTGATTATAATCAAATTAATAAATATGTATCTGATTTTACTCATGTTTATAATTTAACCTGGAAAGATTTTAGAAAGGATTTCGAACCAGTGCAAGAGGCATATATTCTTAAATTCATGAAGGATGCCAAGATAATTATTGAAGAGAAATTTATTTGGTTTGCGTATAAAAACGGTGTTCCTATCGCTATCTATTTTATGTACCCCGATGCAAATCAGATCCTTAAAGAGTTTGATGGTAAGTTGGGTTTTTGGAATAAGTTGAAGCTGTTATACCATGTGAATATGAAGAAGATTACCCGTGCTAGAGGTATGGTGATGGGAGTGGTTCCTGAGTTTCATGGAAAGGGAATTGAAAGTGCTTTTTATATACATGTGAACAATGTGTTCAAGGAAATGCCTCATTACAATCAAGTGGAGTTTTCTTGGGTAGGAGACTTCAATCCTCTTATGCGAAAGTTATGGAAGGCGATGGGAGCAGATCCGGCGAAAAGCTACATCACTTATCGTTATTTATTTGATCGGGATAAAGATTTTGTACGATATCCCATTCCTAGTGATAAGAAAGAATAG
- a CDS encoding cation:proton antiporter: METSIVIVFIGLLIFCAHFFNGIFKFTKIPNVLLLLIIGIIIGPVLNLVNENHFGSVGTIFTTVTLILLLFESGTNLKINELRASIGSAFLITLFNFIASAIIGTGAAYYLLPLELMSATFFGVIIAGTSSAVVIPMIKQLNMDKKAGTTLLLESALSDVLCLVIGLALLQSMEQGVFELSAIANNVWKSFLLAMLVGLISGLLWSLVIHKTRIIENSIIMNVAFVFIVYGLTEYLELNGGIATLIFGITLGNAHLLQNTFLKKIIPSKELQQSEKDFFGELVFLLSTFFFVYVGILMKFESVIIYVLAFSIVVGIILIRPISIKLLVRSKMSFKDLSIMSIMSPKGLVPAILASIPIQMGITGGEEIQSLAYAVVLLSILICGILVIILSNDPLAIGYLKNILGQKESENEDSESTSDLVKPMNLDSKTTEEE; the protein is encoded by the coding sequence ATGGAAACTTCTATCGTAATTGTTTTCATCGGCCTTCTTATTTTTTGCGCTCACTTTTTCAATGGTATTTTCAAGTTTACTAAAATCCCAAACGTTCTTCTTCTCTTAATAATCGGAATTATTATAGGTCCAGTTTTAAACCTAGTTAATGAAAATCATTTTGGTTCAGTAGGTACAATATTTACAACTGTCACTCTTATTCTTCTCCTATTCGAAAGCGGAACGAATCTAAAGATCAATGAACTTAGAGCCTCAATTGGTTCAGCCTTTTTAATTACTCTTTTTAATTTTATTGCAAGTGCCATTATTGGCACCGGCGCCGCATACTACCTATTACCCCTTGAACTAATGAGTGCTACATTCTTTGGAGTAATCATCGCTGGCACTTCTTCCGCTGTTGTGATACCAATGATTAAACAACTCAATATGGATAAGAAAGCTGGGACTACGCTTCTATTGGAGTCTGCTCTTAGCGATGTACTCTGCTTGGTAATTGGCTTAGCATTACTTCAAAGCATGGAGCAAGGAGTTTTCGAACTGTCTGCAATCGCCAACAACGTCTGGAAATCCTTTTTACTCGCCATGCTTGTAGGATTAATAAGTGGCCTGTTGTGGTCTCTTGTAATTCACAAAACAAGAATTATTGAGAATTCAATTATCATGAATGTTGCGTTTGTCTTCATAGTATATGGACTTACCGAATATTTAGAATTAAATGGAGGAATTGCAACATTGATATTTGGTATCACCTTAGGTAATGCACACTTACTCCAAAATACTTTTCTGAAAAAAATTATCCCATCAAAAGAATTACAGCAAAGCGAAAAAGATTTCTTCGGAGAGTTAGTTTTTCTCCTATCTACTTTCTTTTTTGTCTATGTAGGTATTCTAATGAAATTCGAAAGTGTAATTATCTACGTTCTCGCGTTTTCCATTGTAGTCGGTATTATTTTAATTCGTCCGATTTCGATCAAATTATTAGTGCGATCTAAAATGTCTTTTAAAGACTTAAGTATAATGTCGATTATGTCTCCGAAAGGATTGGTGCCTGCTATCCTTGCTTCTATCCCAATTCAAATGGGAATAACTGGTGGAGAAGAGATCCAATCGTTAGCGTATGCGGTGGTACTTCTTAGTATCCTTATTTGCGGAATCTTAGTAATAATTTTGAGTAACGACCCTTTAGCAATTGGTTATCTGAAAAATATTCTCGGACAGAAAGAGTCTGAAAACGAGGATAGTGAATCTACAAGCGATCTAGTTAAGCCTATGAACTTGGATTCGAAAACTACGGAAGAAGAATAA
- a CDS encoding acyl-CoA desaturase — MKAPSVKFNFKDKPEFSKELRKRVDNHFKENNISKYGNLEMKVKSAVVLSCYFVPLAILLSGFATGFWPVTSLWILMGLGMYGIGLSVMHDANHSAYSKSVKVNRIFGFVMNLIGSYHVTWKIQHNVLHHTYTNIEGFDEDIENEVMRFSPYADHKKVYRFQAIYALFFYGLMTINRLFVKDFTQVRDYAKKNLLASQGVSYSKAIREVVFYKVSYIIVTLLLPLYIIDLPVWQTLIGFFLMHFICGIILALVFQSAHVIEETSYFESEDGGSVENNWAIHQLLTTANFGTKSGTLTWLLGGLNHQVEHHLFPDICHIHYTKISEIVQSTCKEYAVPYIEHKTFLAAIKSHFILLKKLGFKEIKAEISEL; from the coding sequence ATGAAAGCACCATCAGTTAAGTTCAACTTCAAAGACAAACCTGAGTTCTCCAAAGAATTAAGAAAACGGGTGGATAACCATTTTAAGGAAAACAATATCAGCAAATACGGCAATCTTGAAATGAAAGTTAAGTCTGCCGTAGTTCTTAGCTGCTACTTCGTTCCATTAGCAATATTACTATCTGGCTTTGCAACTGGTTTCTGGCCTGTAACTTCTTTGTGGATCTTAATGGGCCTTGGAATGTATGGTATAGGCTTATCCGTAATGCACGATGCAAATCATAGCGCTTATTCAAAAAGCGTAAAAGTGAATAGAATCTTTGGTTTCGTAATGAATCTGATAGGATCTTATCATGTTACCTGGAAAATACAACACAATGTACTTCACCATACCTACACTAATATCGAAGGGTTTGATGAAGACATTGAAAATGAAGTTATGCGATTCTCTCCTTATGCTGACCACAAAAAAGTGTACAGATTCCAAGCTATATATGCTTTGTTCTTTTATGGTCTCATGACGATAAACAGACTGTTTGTTAAAGATTTCACACAAGTTAGAGACTATGCTAAAAAGAATCTTCTTGCGAGCCAAGGGGTATCATATAGCAAGGCAATTAGAGAAGTTGTTTTTTATAAGGTGTCCTATATAATAGTCACTTTACTCCTTCCACTATACATTATCGATCTTCCAGTGTGGCAAACCTTAATTGGGTTTTTTCTTATGCATTTTATTTGCGGGATTATTTTAGCACTTGTTTTTCAATCTGCACACGTAATTGAAGAAACTAGTTACTTCGAGTCGGAAGACGGAGGTAGCGTAGAAAACAACTGGGCCATTCACCAATTGCTTACCACAGCAAATTTTGGAACAAAAAGCGGTACACTTACTTGGCTGCTAGGTGGACTTAACCATCAAGTAGAACATCATTTATTTCCAGATATTTGCCACATCCATTACACTAAAATTTCGGAGATTGTACAATCTACTTGTAAAGAATATGCGGTTCCCTACATTGAACACAAAACTTTTTTAGCGGCAATTAAAAGCCACTTCATTCTACTAAAGAAACTTGGATTTAAAGAAATCAAAGCTGAAATCAGCGAGCTATAG